In Aspergillus flavus chromosome 3, complete sequence, one genomic interval encodes:
- a CDS encoding armadillo-type protein, translating to MSSFSQDDEHDPQADELRETALVTLEALISSCGQRMQPYLQNTIKSALRFLKYDPNVAEMEEDEEMGGTQDDGSEDDGTEEPDLDDDEFEDFEEEGGYSDVDDMSWKVRRCAAKLLFTVISTYGRGRALDESSLYQQIAPALIARFSKEREESVKLEVVSTMTALVRKTGEDVMIITSNGFLESVGGSKNSRKRRRQDSDASMIDFEPSIGTSSAAGTPVIAPSSPKSGPQADLARSVPLVVQSLVKMWKQASVPLKQAIIVLLKNLALVRYGGLADHLQQIEDPIADVLKSSSPAGTSSTAAGATASAGTLQIETLSLIAAVAETHTSDALLPFLIALIPGVIGAVNDRNYKVSSEALGAVEQIVKALTPPRVSASSQDLASQLEKLYDVVHSRITDTSADLEVRQRAIHVFGVLLARTSGEKGSAFISLDRRSKGLAVLVDRLKNETTRLAAVRAVDDVAVLCDRKTDVTAAWVGEVTTELGAQLRKSDRVLRGASLEALRSLAMNSKTRVHYDGKTMKELEDCLLPLINAEDFHFLAPALIILAKLIPGNAELLVNEALVSALCSIVLSSLVGTVLKALLLLVKVVGEEGAGAVLMKKLLRDVGINGDTSVVGRAIGTLLVHGGSKLGVKMDDFLKELQTAQDAQRKCLALAILGEIGLRMGHECSLTPELFITHFDSKSDKVRLAAATALGNAAAGNVKTYLPTIMSGLEKPNHQSYLLLHSVKELLQHPEIVRPDVAPSALKLWQALLNVSEEEDNRAVGAECVGRLALIDPVAYIPHFQECLSNSDPTIRGVVISAFRYTLSDSRDTYNDVLRPLIVPLLVNMLSDRDLENHRLALTTLNSAIHNKMDIILPHLNELLPAVFGDTQIKPELIREVQMGPFKHRVDDGLELRKKQSAYETLYASLDTTFSLSHISEFFERILAGIDDEQDIRTICNLMTSKLINLAPEETQRSLDALSERYSVVLSFKPKDNAVKQELEKAQEASMGVLKITRELSKAFPNAETSGEHHKWKAYMEWVRKTFSSQLKSLESEF from the exons ATGTCGTCTTTTTCCCAGGATGACGAGCACGATCCCCAAGCGGATGAGCTCCGCGAGACCGCCTTGGTGACGCTAGAAGCTTTGATAAGCTCCTGCGGCCAGAGGATGCAGCCTTACTTGCAAAATACGATCAAATCCGCCCTTAGATTCCTCAAGTATGATCCCAATGTCgctgagatggaagaagatgaggaaatgGGTGGTACTCAGGATGATGGCTCCGAGGACGATGGGACGGAGGAACCCGATTTGGATGACGACGAATTCGAAGATTTCGAGGAGGAAGGTGGCTACAGTGATGTTGATGACATGAGCTGGAAAGTACGCCGATGTGCTGCGAAGCTGCTTTTCACCGTCATCTCAACCTACGGGCGGGGTCGTGCGTTGGATGAGTCTTCCTTGTACCAGCAAATCGCACCTGCCCTCATTGCCCGGTTCagtaaagaaagagaagaaagcgTGAAGCTGGAGGTAGTTTCGACGATGACTGCCCTCGTACGTAAGACAGGCGAAGATGTTATGATAATCACATCAAATGGCTTCCTCGAATCGGTGGGCGGATCGAAGAActcgagaaagagaaggaggcaggATAGCGACGCTAGTATGATCGACTTTGAACCAAGCATTGGCACCTCATCTGCAGCCGGTACGCCCGTCATTGCTCCATCCTCACCAAAATCTGGCCCCCAAGCCGATCTGGCGCGCTCGGTGCCCCTCGTCGTGCAAAGCCTTGTAAAGATGTGGAAACAGGCTTCTGTGCCACTAAAGCAAGCTATCATTGTATTGCTTAAAAATTTGGCCCTCGTGCGGTATGGTGGTCTAGCTGATCATCTCCAACAAATCGAAGACCCAATAGCCGATGTGCTCAAGTCATCGTCTCCAGCAGGAACCTCATCCACAGCAGCTGGAGCTACAGCCAGTGCAGGGACTCTCCAGATCGAAACGTTGAGTCTCATTGCTGCAGTTGCGGAGACACACACGTCTGATGCCCTTTTGCCTTTCTTAATCGCATTGATCCCTGGTGTCATTGGTGCCGTCAATGATAGAAACTATAAGGTGAGTAGCGAAGCGCTCGGGGCTGTCGAGCAGATAGTGAAAGCCCTCACTCCGCCCCGGGTGTCCGCTTCATCTCAGGATCTTGCATCACAATTGGAAAAGCTGTACGATGTTGTTCATAGTCGCATTACGGATACGAGCGCCGACCTGGAAGTTCGCCAACGTGCCATTCATGTATTCGGGGTTCTTCTGGCACGAACATCAGGAGAGAAAGGTTCCGCTTTCATCTCGCTCGACCGACGGTCAAAGGGACTTGCCGTGTTGGTAGACCGCCTAAAGAATGAAACTACGCGACTTGCGGCTGTGCGTGCTGTTGACGACGTTGCTGTCCTGTGTGATAGGAAGACAGATGTCACTGCGGCGTGGGTCGGCGAAGTCACCACAGAGCTTGGGGCTCAGCTACGTAAGTCAGATCGAGTACTCCGAGGTGCCAGCTTAGAAGCTTTACGCAGTTTAGCTATGAATTCCAAGACCAGAGTACATTACGATGGGAAGACTATGAAGGAATTAGAGGATTGCTTGTTGCCTCTTATCAACGCCGAAGACTTCCACTTCCTCGCTCCTGCTCTCATCATCCTTGCGAAATTGATTCCCGGAAACGCAGAGCTTCTCGTAAACGAGGCTTTAGTTTCAGCTCTTTGCTCAATCGTCCTCTCTTCACTTGTTGGTACTGTTTTGAAGGCGTTGCTACTTCTCGTCAAAGTCGTTGGAGAGGAAGGTGCAGGTGCAGTTTTAATGAAGAAACTTCTGCGTGATGTAGGCATTAACGGCGACACATCTGTTGTTGGAAGGGCCATTGGAACACTCTTAGTTCACGGCGGATCCAAGCTGGGCGTCAAGATGGATGATTTCCTCAAAGAGTTGCAAACCGCACAAGATGCCCAACGCAAATGTCTTGCGCTTGCTATTCTCGGAGAAATCGGCCTACGAATGGGCCATGAGTGCTCGTTGACACCGGAGCTATTCATAACTCACTTCGATTCGAAGTCTGACAAAGTTCGCCTGGCTGCAGCCACTGCCTTAGGAAATGCAGCCGCGGGTAATGTGAAGACTTATTTGCCCACTATCATGAGTGGACTAGAAAAGCCCAACCATCAAAGCTACCTGCTACTTCACTCGGTAAAAGAACTGCTTCAGCACCCCGAGATTGTTCGCCCAGATGTTGCCCCCTCTGCACTCAAGCTATGGCAGGCTCTCCTCAATgtctctgaagaagaagacaaccGAGCCGTCGGAGCCGAGTGCGTTGGTCGACTAGCACTAATTGATCCTGTAGCTTACATACCGCATTTCCAG GAATGCCTGTCTAACTCGGACCCGACAATTCGTGGGGTGGTGATCTCTGCATTCCGTTATACCCTGTCAGACTCAAGAGATACCTACAACGATGTATTGAGACCGTTGATCGTCCCACTTTTGGTCAATATGCTCAGTGATCGTGACTTGGAAAATCACCGACTTGCCTTGACAACCCTCAACTCTGCTATTCATAACAAGATGGATATTATCCTCCCTCACCTTAACGAACTTCTACCTGCCGTGTTTGGTGACACACAGATCAAACCAGAACTGATCCGTGAAGTGCAAATGGGTCCATTCAAGCATAGAGTTGACGACGGTCTTGAGTTGCGAAAG AAACAGAGTGCCTACGAAACACTTTATGCCTCCTTAGACACAACTTTCTCTTTGTCGCATATCTCTGAATTCTTCGAACGCATATTAGCCGGAATTGATGATGAGCAAGATATTCGCACAATCTGCAACCTTATGACTTCCAAACTAATCAACCTAGCCCCAGAGGAGACGCAGAGGTCTCTGGATGCTCTCTCAGAGCGTTACAGCGTCGTACTATCCTTCAAACCAAAGGATAATGCCGTGAAGCAAGAACTTGAAAAAGCACAGGAAGCATCGATGGGTGTTCTGAAGATTACTCGAGAGCTGAGCAAGGCGTTTCCCAATGCCGAAACGTCCGGTGAGCATCACAAATGGAAGGCCTACATGGAGTGGGTTCGAAAGACCTTCTCTTCACAGTTGAAGAGCCTCGAATCGGAATTTTAG
- a CDS encoding putative RNA lariat debranching enzyme: MAPELNSASIRVAFEGCGHGCLHDIYASVEKAATLKGWDGVDLLIIGGDFQAVRNSHDMACMSVPQKFKELGDFHEYYSGKRTAPYLTIFIGGNHEAGNHLFELYYGGWVAPNIYYMGAANVIRCGPLRIAGMSGIWKAYDYRKPHFERLPYNRDEIQSIYHIRELDVRKLLQIRTQVDLGLSHDWPKQIENYGDYNTLFRVKKGFRQDSQTGRLGNLAAKFVLDRLRPAHWFSAHLHVRFVATLEHGDYIIPEHPGAKRQAAASQGSTSHALNASNLFGFDGALVTSLLGENGKASSQILPARTTNETLDSATPAHVFQTEGDSSGHQHQQSAQSSVDSTTQGIVNDIDMQQPDPIQEGNEDTQSKISAWNEFHTVAAKNEAIENSRCLMEHQGVVPEVQHNLTWRRVDIGEDGVGRQVVGVERDACAETAVNKKQKLQHETKPVKNSDEIDLDLDSDSGEDAAADTAPEVESRAMDQSTSAANINKSPTDSIVKPAEGVEKDTGDISEEVRSQLPAGFARPPPQAYAVNGPLPESISNKTTHFLALDKCLPNREFLQLVEFSTISDLEGAQCERPYRLQYDKEWLAITRVFANDLQLGDATAKPAADKGDTVYEPQIIEEEKWVEEHIVKPGKMGIPENFVPTAPPYDSAVPITTEEMPPEYNNPQTAQFCELIGIENKFHLSDEEREARMAAGPRPVESRQNFSRYPRRDGGHGHGRGRGGGRGGRGGGRPWGRGRGRGRAAPY; the protein is encoded by the exons ATGGCACCAGAACTCAATTCTGCGTCGATTCGGGTCGCCTTTGAAGGCTGT GGACATGGCTGTCTTCATGACATATACGCATCAGTGGAGAAGGCTGCTACGTTGAAGGGCTGGGATGGTGTTGACCTTCTGATCATTGGCGGCGATTTTCAG GCCGTCAGAAACTCTCATGATATGGCTTGTATGTCTGTACCACAAAAGTTCAAGGAGCTGGGAGACTTCCATGAATACTACAGCGGGAAACGTACAGCTCCTTACTTAACCATCTTTATCGGCGGCAATCATGAGGCTGGTAACCACCTATTTGAGCTCTACTACGGCGGATGGGTCGCTCCCAACATTTACTACATGGGAGCGGCAAATGTCATTCGCTGTGGCCCTTTACGTATTGCAGGTATGTCTGGCATTTGGAAAGCTTATGATTATCGAAAGCCACACTTCGAACGGCTTCCATACAACCGAGATGAAATCCAGTCTATCTATCATATCAGAGAGCTGGATGTTCGCAAGTTACTCCAAATTCGCACCCAGGTCGACCTTGGCCTTTCACATGACTGGCCGAAGCAAATTGAAAACTATGGCGACTATAACACACTGTTCAGAGTCAAGAAAGGGTTCCGGCAGGATTCTCAGACAGGTAGACTAGGCAATTTGGCGGCGAAATTTGTTCTGGATCGTCTACGCCCAGCGCACTGGTTTTCTGCTCACTTGCACGTGAGATTCGTCGCGACCCTGGAGCATGGAGATTATATAATCCCGGAGCATCCAGGTGCCAAACGACAAGCGGCTGCTTCCCAGGGAAGTACATCTCATGCCCTAAATGCTTCAAATTTGTTTGGGTTCGACGGCGCTCTTGTCACGTCATTGCTTGGTGAAAATGGGAAGGCAAGTAGCCAGATTTTGCCAGCGCGTACCACAAACGAGACTCTAGATAGTGCTACCCCAGCTCATGTTTTTCAGACTGAAGGTGACTCCTCGgggcaccagcaccagcagtCGGCACAGTCATCAGTAGACTCTACGACACAAGGTATTGTGAACGACATTGATATGCAGCAACCAGACCCAATTCAGGAAGGCAATGAAGACACTCAAAGTAAGATATCGGCCTGGAACGAGTTCCATACGGTTGCGGCTAAGAATGAAGCGATCGAAAACTCCCGTTGCCTCATGGAACACCAGGGAGTTGTCCCCGAAGTTCAGCATAACCTAACCTGGAGAAGGGTCGATATCGGTGAGGATGGAGTTGGTCGTCAGGTCGTCGGAGTGGAGAGGGATGCATGTGCCGAGACTGCGGTGAACAAAAAGCAGAAGCTGCAACATGAGACCAAACCCGTGAAAAATTCGGACGAAATTGACTTGGACCTGGATAGCGACTCTGGTGAAGATGCCGCTGCAGATACCGCTCCTGAAGTAGAGTCGCGGGCCATGGATCAATCGACCTCAGCGGCTAACATCAATAAAAGTCCTACTGATAGCATTGTCAAACCTGCAGAAGGCGTCGAAAAAGACACAGGAGATATCTCTGAAGAAGTGCGGAGCCAACTTCCTGCTGGTTTTGCACGACCTCCACCGCAAGCCTACGCGGTTAATGGGCCTTTGCCAGAGTCTATCTCCAACAAGACCACACACTTTCTTGCTTTGGACAAATGTCTCCCGAACCGAGAATTTCTTCAACTTGTTGAATTTAGCACTATTTCAGATCTCGAAGGTGCCCAGTGCGAGCGTCCTTATCGCTTGCAGTATGATAAGGAATGGCTTGCTATCACACGTGTGTTCGCAAACGACCTTCAGCTGGGCGATGCGACCGCTAAACCAGCTGCTGATAAAGGTGACACCGTTTACGAACCCCAGAtcatcgaggaagaaaagtggGTAGAGGAACACATTGTAAAGCCCGGGAAAATGGGTATCCCAGAGAATTTCGTTCCAACGGCCCCGCCCTACGACTCGGCGGTTCCTATCACCACAGAAGAGATGCCGCCAGAATACAATAACCCTCAAACCGCTCAATTTTGCGAGCTAATTGGTATTGAGAACAAGTTCCACCTCAGCGATGAAGAACGTGAAGCTCGCATGGCCGCCGGCCCACGACCCGTTGAGTCCAGACAGAACTTCTCCCGGTATCCTCGTCGCGATGGTGGTCATGGACATGGACGTGGCAGAGGGGGCGGTAGAGGTGGCAGAGGTGGTGGCCGTCCCTGGGGACGCGGACGCGGACGCGGACGAGCAGCGCCCTACTAA
- a CDS encoding protein required for cell viability gives MCDTQQIRDAFDAAGSFLNPVLQKEELQKSRGSSLLKILSGDSIDEALDENLTRTAVVGKALDILTRIHSAFVSPIKDAGFPQPRESEDAALEDAKRRRLLHALLDLISLEGIYPSLSSGAGIPLQQRVISVLPAGVIAHQPQKPPNNKPQNEVLLERIMSVLSDIICDERRSIQPVIRGRILSDIISAASDLASNAEHLSQDKKQRYRDVVAKVVEETPSPVLLSTLSSFLQSDTAPWFKSIVSSQISRVPLRQDGVLQTILFLASQLAPSLGQESQDQTSNGPHFTVQAIMQSSRLLSSVPQGLDPVDYFSIIGPQLLALIDGDDPDLRKTAAYVVGNGILCKRAYGAPGTIGHSIFLEPLFKTLTAGLDDSSRNWMMSSSASGEDLPNRVLVPESLLVLAVDRLRSLVLQPPNPSLVKRVVYPILVPLWGLACGTSEQQRNSLHEKIMEVLQTYFAISVGEQPLKKLVDNLLWDGGSTWTYSVVPTHGLSLIKRETAKSDRLNIVRLLDTLASRAKLFVGLLGADPSSEERTGDIFLYVSESWLVSTPVNERSFNKPQLGLANEAESMERKLVSAKLAETLLDNFKDILSRRPLRVLELIKQIIDGEFNRASTRKKRDGDLGTGKVSLSSLANIVPAEENTEQGNAEESDSTESLPAVFSLLSTVLASPEFSASEDTLPVLETLKSRLDQLIPYLPPSLAKPGTTSSMLLEIHMTSPTEQSQKRPYAEVSDFETHRRALTNLNSDLPPVQAEGFSLLSDLVKKSSPVLDIPSTLTLLLSIITDPSEAAANDEFIYLNAIKLIGTLASRHPRTVVKTLVDRYTDRNETTNLDQRLKIGESLLRTVQDLGQSLTGETAKVLGDGMIAVAGRRSQKPETQKRRKQQLEKEKRQKEREERRNKEPAMPSGWKISSPSPAAKLQEDEEEGSESESPEQAAHSANIIAAWAAGASADDEPDDLRARASALSILATAVQTNIAGLGPSVASSAVDLALATLTLEQEPESAILRRASVVLLLDILKALDTTRETRGSQALGFGFSLADDSAGGMSWKDENASSRGPSTIGNIPHMLRTLAFVESRETDTIVRGHIRVLIESLEAWVEKSLLWGIGAHDREGENEPRLELGDRIAGLQIDPLAGRQGSGRPRIEEIE, from the exons ATGTGTGATACACAACAGATAAGGGACGCATTTGATGCCGCAGGCAGTTTTCTAAATCCCGTCCTTCAAAAGG AGGAGCTTCAAAAGTCCCGTGGAAGCTCATTACTGAAGATATTGAGCGGGGACTCGATAGATGAAGCCTTAGATGAAAACCTAACAAGGACTGCTGTTGTCGGGAAGGCTTTAGACATACTGACTCGTATCCACAGTGCATTTGTCTCTCCAATAAAGGATGCAGGATTTCCGCAACCTAGGGAGTCGGAAGATGCCGCTTTGGAAGACGCAAAGCGACGCAGGCTGTTACATGCCCTTCTGGACCTAATTTCTTTAGAGGGAATATATCCATCTCTCTCATCTGGGGCAGGAATTCCTCTTCAGCAAAGAGTGATTTCTGTACTGCCGGCCGGTGTTATTGCTCATCAACCGCAGAAGCCCCCGAATAACAAACCACAAAATGAAGTGCTTCTAGAACGCATAATGTCCGTACTTTCAGACATCATTTGCGACGAACGACGCAGTATACAACCCGTCATTCGTGGCCGTATCTTAAGCGATATAATCAGTGCGGCCTCAGACTTAGCCTCGAATGCAGAACATTTATCCCAAGATAAAAAACAGCGCTACCGGGATGTGGTCGCCAAGGTAGTTGAAGA AACACCTAGTCCGGTTTTGTTGTCCACCTTGTCCAGCTTCCTTCAGTCGGATACAGCTCCGTGGTTTAAATCAATAGTTTCAAGTCAAATATCACGAGTCCCTTTACGCCAGGACGGAGTTTTGCAAACAATACTCTTCTTAGCTTCACAGCTTGCTCCTTCACTAGGTCAGGAGTCCCAAGACCAGACATCAAATGGCCCACACTTTACAGTGCAAGCGATCATGCAGTCATCGCGCCTTTTATCCTCAGTACCACAAGGACTGGACCCAGTAGACTACTTCTCTATCATTGGACCCCAACTATTGGCTTTgattgatggagatgatcCGGATTTGAGGAAGACTGCGGCGTACGTGGTTGGTAATGGGATTTTATGCAAGCGTGCCTACGGTGCCCCCGGAACTATAGGTCATTCTATCTTCCTGGAACCGCTTTTCAAGACACTCACCGCTGGATTGGATGATTCATCAAGAAActggatgatgtcgtccTCAGCTTCAGGCGAAGACTTACCAAACCGAGTCCTAGTCCCTGAATCCTTGTTGGTGCTGGCAGTTGACAGGCTGAGAAGTTTAGTTCTTCAGCCTCCAAACCCAAGTCTCGTAAAGAGGGTTGTTTACCCAATACTCGTCCCACTTTGGGGATTGGCTTGTGGTACTTCAGAGCAACAACGCAATTCTCTTCATGAAAAGATTATGGAAGTGCTACAAACCTACTTCGCTATATCGGTCGGAGAACAGCCACTTAAAAAGCTGGTTGATAATCTGCTCTGGGATGGAGGTTCCACCTGGACTTACAGTGTGGTTCCAACCCATGGGCTCTCGTTGATTAAGCGCGAAACTGCCAAATCAGATCGATTGAATATTGTACGACTTCTAGACACTCTAGCGTCTCGGGCTAAGCTTTTCGTCGGCCTACTGGGAGCTGATCCTAGCAGTGAAGAGCGCACCGGcgatatatttttatatgTGAGCGAGAGCTGGCTCGTTTCAACTCCGGTTAATGAGAGATCCTTTAATAAGCCCCAGCTTGGCCTCGCGAATGAGGCCGAGAGCATGGAACGCAAGCTAGTTAGCGCGAAACTGGCCGAGACACTTCTAGACAATTTCAAAGACATCCTTTCTCGTCGGCCTCTCAGAGTACTCGAGCTTATTAAACAGATCATAGACGGCGAGTTCAATCGCGCAAGTACACGAAAGAAAAGGGATGGTGATTTAGGGACTGGCAAGGTATCACTCTCCTCGCTGGCGAACATTGTCCCTGCGGAAGAAAATACAGAACAAGGCAACGCAGAAGAGTCAGACTCAACTGAATCTCTACCGGCCGTGTTCAGTTTACTCTCCACAGTACTCGCATCCCCCGAGTTTTCGGCATCAGAAGATACTTTGCCTGTACTTGAAACTCTCAAATCACGACTAGACCAACTAATCCCCTATCTTCCCCCGTCACTCGCTAAACCAGGGACAACTTCCTCGATGCTTTTGGAGATTCATATGACGTCACCTACAGAACAGAGCCAGAAACGACCATATGCTGAAGTATCTGATTTCGAAACACATCGCCGAGCTCTGACCAATCTTAATTCTGATCTCCCTCCCGTCCAAGCTGAAGGGTTCTCACTACTCTCCGATTTGGTTAAAAAATCCTCTCCCGTCCTCGACATACCGTCTACATTAACACTCCTCCTATCTATCATAACAGATCCGTCCGAAGCTGCCGCTAATGACGAGTTTATCTACCTGAATGCAATAAAGCTGATAGGCACATTAGCCTCAAGACACCCACGCACAGTCGTCAAAACACTAGTCGATCGTTACACAGACAGAAATGAAACAACTAATCTCGACCAGAGACTCAAGATCGGAGAATCTCTTTTACGAACTGTCCAAGACCTCGGCCAATCATTAACCGGAGAGACAGCAAAGGTCCTAGGTGATGGCATGATCGCAGTCGCAGGGCGACGATCCCAAAAGCCAGAGACCCAAAAGCGCCGCAAACAACAGCTcgaaaaagagaaacgacAGAAGGAGCGCGAAGAACGGCGAAACAAGGAACCTGCAATGCCATCAGGCTGGAAGAtctcctcaccctcaccaGCAGCAAAATtacaagaagatgaagaagaaggttcAGAGTCCGAGTCTCCTGAACAAGCCGCCCATTCCGCTAATATCATCGCCGCCTGGGCTGCGGGCGCCTCGGCAGATGATGAGCCAGATGACCTACGAGCTCGTGCATCTGCGCTGTCTATCCTGGCCACTGCAGTTCAGACTAATATTGCTGGTCTTGGACCTTCAGtggcttcttcagctgttgATCTTGCGCTTGCGACTCTTACCCTCGAGCAAGAGCCCGAGTCTGCGATTCTCCGACGAGCAAGTGTTGTCctgcttcttgatatcctcaagGCGCTCGATACCACCCGGGAGACTCGCGGAAGCCAGGCTCTCGGTTTTGGGTTTTCACTTGCGGATGACTCGGCCGGTGGCATGTCTTGGAAGGATGAGAACGCTAGCAGCCGTGGACCTTCGACCATAGGTAACATTCCGCATATGCTGCGGACACTAGCGTTTGTCGAAAGCCGTGAAACAGATACCATTGTCCGTGGCCATATTCGCGTATTGATTGAGAGTTTGGAGGCTTGGGTAGAAAAATCCTTGTTGTGGGGAATTGGAGCTCACGATAGGGAAGGTGAAAATGAGCCAAGACTGGAACTTGGGGATCGAATTGCTGGCCTTCAGATCGATCCTCTTGCAGGAAGACAAGGAAGCGGACGGCCTAGAATTGAAGAAATTGAATGA
- a CDS encoding arrestin domain-containing protein → MFLRMDQPLYDMACQKSKALQIGTEYRLPFEFVVPAELLPYACQKHHRHEKVHWEHLQLPPSLRKSSQRYDEQTEDMTTRAIAIQYHVRFKILERSQKHGRLLTIGDWTQPVHIRSPRLERAPLLVLQNSKFYCLSQQKHITRGLCRRRLGLLSAQTTTQLSIDQGEISAVRPIKINLKCNTTARSPLPKLSRIQLELNALTSFCLTPWSDFPDLTEPSTWDRHNDYREHTICLKPATLAFLHWRRDPGVRDTEYTATLEMPITFPSHLPSIPTFYSCLAARTYSLRISLCFVVEEQRSKTSTVSLTIPLQIC, encoded by the coding sequence ATGTTTCTTCGAATGGATCAGCCACTGTACGATATGGCTTGTCAGAAGTCCAAGGCACTGCAAATTGGCACAGAATATCGACTGCCTTTCGAGTTTGTCGTTCCTGCAGAGTTGCTGCCATATGCTTGTCAAAAACACCATCGTCACGAGAAGGTTCATTGGGAACACCTGCAGTTGCCTCCTAGCCTTAGAAAGAGCTCACAAAGGTATGATGAGCAGACAGAAGACATGACAACCAGGGCGATAGCCATACAATACCATGTCAGATTCAAAATCTTGGAAAGAAGCCAAAAGCACGGAAGATTGTTGACCATCGGAGACTGGACGCAGCCTGTGCATATTCGCTCACCACGCCTTGAGCGAGCACCGCTGTTAGTCCTCCAAAATAGCAAATTCTACTGCCTGAGCCAGCAAAAACACATTACCAGGGGCCTTTGCCGAAGACGACTAGGGCTTTTGTCCGCGCAAACGACCACACAACTGTCAATAGATCAAGGGGAGATATCAGCTGTGCGACCAATCAAAATCAATTTGAAATGCAACACCACTGCACGGTCCCCTTTACCAAAACTTTCTCGTATACAGCTTGAATTGAATGCTCTCACTAGCTTTTGCCTGACACCTTGGTCAGACTTCCCTGATCTAACAGAACCGTCAACGTGGGACAGGCACAACGACTATCGCGAGCACACTATATGCCTGAAACCAGCCACTCTAGCGTTCTTGCATTGGCGAAGAGACCCTGGTGTTAGGGATACAGAGTACACTGCGACATTGGAGATGCCAATTACTTTCCCCAGTCATCTTCCTTCAATCCCAACCTTTTACTCTTGCCTCGCTGCAAGAACATATTCGTTGAGAATATCACTATGTTTTGTAGTGGAAGAGCAGCGAAGCAAGACGTCGACAGTATCATTGACAATCCCGCTACAAATAtgttaa
- a CDS encoding uncharacterized protein (expressed protein), giving the protein MSDNSNQNGLKMILLEAYFSVHFVLGFGFDTAMTKQLNLHSGFNIRQPSDIYRKSIDSVFYYFTEGALLTILIQAMASKVAWHLKSTFQKVTDKLQR; this is encoded by the coding sequence ATGTCAGACAATTCGAATCAAAATGGCCTAAAAATGATCTTACTTGAAGCTTACTTTAGCGTTCATTTCGTGTTAGGGTTCGGATTTGACACAGCTATGACCAAGCAATTAAATCTTCACTCAGGTTTCAATATCCGACAACCTAGCGACATTTACAGAAAGTCTATAGATTCGGTATTCTATTACTTTACAGAAGGAGCTTTGCTAACGATTTTGATACAGGCTATGGCCAGCAAGGTGGCGTGGCATCTCAAATCGACTTTTCAGAAAGTTACCGACAAGCTGCAAAGATAA